CTGGTTGCATAattaaagaatgaaaaagtaacCTAACTTTGATTTAAATGATTAGTGGAGAAAACACAAAAGAGAGAGTGGAAGGGGGGGAATTGATCCGATCCGATTTGGATTGTTTTCCCAAAGCGTGCGCCTAAGGAAAGTGGGTGCATGGGTTAATGGTGGTGAGATAGAGCCAAAATTTGAAGGTGGGTAGGGCGGGTCTAATGAGTGGGTGGGGACAGTAGAGACAATATAATGAGTGTCGGGCAGCGTGGGGAGCAATAATTGGGTCTACCCTCTGATTTCGGACGCGTCATGTCCGCATCAGATTCCTCCTCCGTACTACTCTTACTATCTACATCTCTAATCTCTCACCGGATTTACCGCTACACTGTACCCATTACCAAACAAACTGTTTGCTCCCAACAGAACACGCATCACTTTCTCACCCTTGGATCCTCATCGGACGGAGCCCAATGGGTGTGTGCTTTAAGACCCAGTCGTTGTTGTTTTGTGGGGTTTAGGTGAAAATGGGTCCGTCACCCATGATCACTGACCACTGACACTCCTTCCTCCCGGCCAATTCCATGGTGTACTATTCCCTCCTTCTTCCATGCTCACACTCACACCTCTCTCGCTTTTCTTTCAGCTGCACAAACATCATTATTCATTCATCCCCTCCTCCCACCTCCCATGTCTTTCTTTTCCATCTAATCATCTTCACACCACTACTTCTTATTAAAACCAGGCACcttttcataataataaaacaaaaaaaaacttccATTCTAAAACTCAGTTATTACTTACTAAACCaaacatatttaatttaatgattaatttttcatataaatataatacgGTTGTTTGTTCAATTTATTGAATTGAACtaagttttttattaaaaaaattgcatgttttgAGTAGTTTTTTTGTCTCATTCTCATAACAACCAATAATAGTATAAACTTGTCTGTGATAGACTTACTAACGGTGTTAATAGAAGAATTCTTAAACAAATAGTAACAacgaagttttttttttttaaaggcgAGTGTATTACTATTAACTTAAGTATACAAATTTACAATATTAGAAATTAATtggatgaaaaataataaacctAAACTTAGAACCAGTAACAACTGGGTTGATTTGATTTGTTCAGCGTATAATCCTAATTGtcatattatcattattataaaaaataggtGAATGGATCTTTCTCCTAACATAAGTatgcttttttttataaatcattTAATTATGCATGCATTCTCACACACAAAAGGAAGAAATCTTAGTGTatcattattttataaatatgtaTATGTAAAAAGTCTTCACATATATTGTGTTAAAGTAGTTAatccattaaaataaaaatccttaaatattcaaattgaattgaaatgaCAAAGTGATAAGTGTATGTTAGACTTTTAAAAGTAGCAAGTCACAAAAGTTGTTGAACAAGATGCTTCTGCTTATGACAAAATCGTGAGCATGAACCTACTAGAAAATGAAATCATTCCCATATGTAACCCACTTGAAAGTTGGAACGAATCAGTAATCACTATCTCTGAAAAGCTGAGTCAAATGGAACAGAAAGCTAACACAAATTGAATTACTTAAAACAAGGCGGTTACATGATCAATATATTGAAATTACATAACAAATCACAGGCATACATCTTGTCCAGAGCTACTACACACTACATACTGTTTATAATTTGAGGTAGAAATTGGTTGCGTGAAGTAACAAAGTAGAAATATTGTTACATTATTAGTAGAAGGAAAATGGAAAGATTAAAGAGCGGAGAGTTGTCTAACATTGAAGGGGGATACGTATCTATTGTCTCCATCAAGGAGCTGTTTGGCGAGGATTAGGTTGGCAGCTTCACTTGGATGGTATGCGTCCCAGAAGACGTGCTTGTACCTATCTGAGCACAAGCTAGATGTAGGCCCACATGGAATTATCCCTGCTAACTGCGACTGGCCCCCAAATCCACAGCATGCACTGCTTCCTGTCCTCAACCCTATtgccataaccatttatttagTTACATCGCCTATTATCCATTGGTATATATTATATTACTCTCTAACTAATCacttaattcaattaattaagattattatATTTACCATATTTGGCGTAGTTTGTTATGAGTTCCATGACTAGATCATAAACATTGGCAAGGACGAAATTGGCTCCGGGGAGGTTGTCGTTTAGCTCAGTAAGCAAGTCCTTCAATCGACCATTGTATTGGACTGCAAGCTTGTTAGCCAAATCCGAACACTCATCCTCATTAAGCTGATTTATGGCCCTTTGGTAAGGTATGCATCCTATTGGCCCAACATTACTCACCACAAACTTTCTCGCATCCATTTCATATAGTCTCTGCCACACAACCAAGCCCAATTAACAAACTAGACACATATCATGAAAGCATTAAAAATGTACGAAATAACACATCAATATATTAATGTGCGTACAGTTAGTTGGATCCTAAAGTGGTTGATCATTTCGTCGACAAAAGCGTCTGGACTTTGATTAACTCTGGCTCCAACTGACACAAGCGGGAGAAGGTAGTTGTTGAGGAAGTCATTGGACCCAACGCTGATGGAGAAAATGG
The Arachis duranensis cultivar V14167 chromosome 5, aradu.V14167.gnm2.J7QH, whole genome shotgun sequence genome window above contains:
- the LOC107487753 gene encoding GDSL esterase/lipase At3g50400, yielding MVLLNASSCSMTKTIMALNYYNTLATLLFLFVGSYGTYAAQKQSLGASFIFGDSLVDAGNNNYLSTLSRANMTPNGIDFKASGGNPTGRFTNGRTISDIVGEELGQPNYAVPFLAPNATGKAILSGVNYASGGGGILNATGNIFVNRLGMDIQIDYFNITRKEIDKLLGKSNGRELIMKRSIFSISVGSNDFLNNYLLPLVSVGARVNQSPDAFVDEMINHFRIQLTRLYEMDARKFVVSNVGPIGCIPYQRAINQLNEDECSDLANKLAVQYNGRLKDLLTELNDNLPGANFVLANVYDLVMELITNYAKYGLRTGSSACCGFGGQSQLAGIIPCGPTSSLCSDRYKHVFWDAYHPSEAANLILAKQLLDGDNRYVSPFNVRQLSAL